A genomic region of Photobacterium swingsii contains the following coding sequences:
- a CDS encoding GFA family protein, with product MKGKCLCGAIEAVADDKHDVGLCHCDMCRRWTGGPFFAVHCGPNVTFLGDTPAIYPSSEWAERGFCAKCGTHLFYHLLPKNEYILSAGLFQDQDFDLESEIFIDEKPDYYAFSNETEKLTGQQVFEQATGKDS from the coding sequence ATGAAAGGGAAATGTCTTTGTGGAGCAATAGAAGCCGTTGCTGACGATAAGCATGATGTAGGCTTATGCCATTGCGATATGTGTCGCAGATGGACGGGAGGTCCATTTTTTGCTGTTCATTGTGGACCGAATGTTACCTTTCTTGGCGATACACCGGCAATCTACCCATCTTCTGAGTGGGCAGAGCGAGGATTTTGCGCTAAATGTGGTACACATTTGTTCTACCATTTGCTACCGAAGAATGAATATATTCTTTCAGCTGGCTTATTCCAAGATCAAGACTTTGATTTAGAAAGTGAAATATTTATTGATGAAAAGCCTGATTATTACGCGTTCAGTAATGAAACGGAAAAACTCACTGGCCAGCAGGTGTTTGAACAGGCAACTGGAAAAGACAGTTAA
- a CDS encoding HopJ type III effector protein, with product MELSQFLVLVQQEPSHIEFDQTMAIIDQNYTFTPTAFINGDISNQAGENNGSCKILSFAKIHKLSKEQALACFGRFYREDVIKHPNNNDHLNIRNFIHYGWDGVKFDLKALKSK from the coding sequence ATGGAATTGTCACAGTTTTTAGTGTTAGTGCAACAAGAACCCAGCCATATCGAATTTGATCAAACAATGGCAATTATCGATCAAAATTACACCTTCACCCCTACTGCATTCATTAATGGTGATATTAGCAACCAAGCAGGCGAAAATAATGGTTCATGTAAGATTCTGTCTTTTGCGAAGATACACAAGCTCTCTAAAGAACAGGCTTTAGCCTGCTTTGGCCGTTTCTATCGTGAAGATGTCATCAAACACCCTAACAATAATGACCATTTAAATATTAGAAATTTCATCCATTATGGTTGGGATGGCGTGAAGTTTGATTTAAAAGCCCTCAAAAGCAAATAA
- the def gene encoding peptide deformylase, which yields MAILDILTIPDPRLKIPAKPVTDIAAVQPFIDDLLATMYSTSDGIGLAATQVGSTNAIVVIDISENRDEPLVLINPEVVSGSDKAIGQEGCLSVPGYYADVERYTSVVVSALDRNGEQITIENSEFLAVVMQHEIDHLKGNLFIDYLSPLKRTMALKKVKKTLKARAE from the coding sequence ATGGCTATTTTAGATATTCTGACAATTCCAGACCCAAGACTTAAAATTCCAGCAAAGCCGGTAACGGATATTGCTGCTGTTCAACCTTTCATTGATGATTTGCTAGCAACCATGTATTCGACAAGTGATGGTATTGGGTTAGCTGCAACACAGGTTGGTAGCACCAATGCCATTGTTGTTATCGATATTTCAGAAAATCGCGATGAACCTTTGGTGCTAATTAACCCTGAAGTCGTGAGCGGTAGCGATAAAGCGATAGGGCAAGAGGGGTGCTTGTCTGTCCCTGGTTATTACGCCGACGTAGAACGTTACACGTCTGTAGTGGTCTCTGCGCTAGACCGTAATGGTGAGCAAATTACAATCGAAAATAGTGAATTTCTCGCTGTGGTCATGCAGCATGAAATTGATCATTTAAAAGGGAACCTGTTCATTGATTACCTCTCACCATTAAAGCGAACAATGGCATTAAAAAAAGTTAAGAAGACCCTGAAAGCGCGAGCGGAGTAG
- a CDS encoding peptidylprolyl isomerase, producing the protein MIILSTSMGDIEIELNMERAPVTCKNFLKYCQEGFYEGTIFHRVIKGFMVQGGGHTADMTEKPTRDPIANEANRGLKNVIGSIAMARTDAPHSATAQFFINLDDNDFLDHTATTNMGWGYCVFGKVTAGMDVVKKMAVVRTTCKRGHDDVPSEPIVIEKVTIKD; encoded by the coding sequence ATGATTATTTTAAGCACCAGCATGGGCGACATCGAAATTGAGCTAAACATGGAGCGCGCACCTGTTACTTGTAAGAACTTTCTTAAATATTGTCAGGAAGGTTTTTACGAAGGCACAATTTTCCACCGTGTGATTAAAGGCTTTATGGTTCAAGGTGGTGGTCACACTGCGGACATGACAGAAAAACCAACTCGAGATCCAATTGCGAACGAAGCAAACCGCGGCCTTAAAAACGTAATTGGTTCAATCGCAATGGCGCGTACTGATGCACCGCATTCAGCGACAGCACAGTTTTTTATCAACCTAGATGATAACGATTTCTTAGATCACACTGCGACCACTAACATGGGTTGGGGTTACTGTGTGTTTGGTAAAGTAACAGCGGGTATGGATGTCGTGAAGAAAATGGCTGTTGTACGCACAACCTGTAAACGAGGCCATGACGATGTACCAAGCGAACCCATTGTCATTGAGAAAGTAACAATCAAAGACTAA
- the lepB gene encoding signal peptidase I gives MFKNRLVKLWKSNRSLLLFLVLMCVFRSAFADWNTVPTGSMKPTILEGDRIFVNKMAYDIRVPFTHTSLYKVSDPQRGDIIVFDSKVSDLRLVKRVIGIPGDVIALNDNVLSVNGNRVSYDDFSSTESSVDKIEHLPNATHFVRVNKKGSLRSSFSPVRVPDGHYMALGDNRDNSSDSRVIGFVPRDEIVGRTKSVVLSFNYDNYYIPRSDRFFKSL, from the coding sequence ATGTTTAAAAATCGTCTCGTGAAATTATGGAAATCAAACCGTTCATTGCTGCTTTTTTTGGTGCTGATGTGTGTTTTTCGCAGTGCATTTGCGGATTGGAATACGGTGCCAACGGGGTCGATGAAGCCAACAATACTAGAAGGTGATCGCATTTTTGTTAATAAAATGGCTTATGATATTCGAGTACCCTTTACGCACACATCGCTATATAAAGTCTCTGATCCGCAACGTGGTGACATTATCGTCTTTGACTCTAAAGTATCAGACTTACGTTTAGTAAAACGGGTGATTGGGATTCCTGGAGATGTTATCGCGCTAAATGATAACGTGTTATCCGTAAATGGAAATCGCGTGTCATATGATGATTTTTCATCAACCGAGTCTTCGGTAGATAAGATTGAACATTTGCCTAATGCCACTCACTTTGTGCGCGTGAATAAGAAGGGGTCATTGCGATCCAGTTTTTCGCCTGTTCGTGTCCCCGATGGTCACTATATGGCGCTTGGGGATAACCGAGATAATAGCTCAGATTCTAGAGTCATCGGCTTTGTTCCGAGAGATGAAATTGTGGGTAGAACAAAAAGTGTGGTTTTGTCATTTAATTATGATAATTACTATATACCGCGCAGCGATCGTTTTTTTAAATCACTATAA
- a CDS encoding LysE family translocator: MAFSLALLNVALIWMFAVATPGANVLLTINTALHYDRKLAFYSALGVSTAILLWAFFGGSGLVILFTHYPQLFSFMKLVGGCYLLYLGIRQIYQTRKSNALLAGANAPTVHFPSSKKIFLTAFITSILNPKTGFFVVSVFSISMPAHMTGWMVFTIMLTMSSITLVWHVFLGVAFSRQSAKSVYQRISHYIDYATGGLFTLFGIKVMAS, translated from the coding sequence ATGGCGTTTTCATTGGCATTGTTAAATGTCGCATTAATTTGGATGTTCGCCGTTGCGACACCGGGAGCAAATGTACTCCTAACGATAAATACAGCGTTACACTATGACCGAAAGTTAGCCTTTTATTCAGCTTTGGGGGTGAGTACAGCCATTTTGCTTTGGGCCTTTTTCGGTGGGTCAGGTTTAGTGATTTTGTTTACGCATTACCCGCAATTGTTTAGCTTCATGAAGCTAGTTGGTGGCTGTTATTTATTGTATCTGGGCATTCGTCAGATCTATCAAACACGAAAAAGCAACGCGTTGCTAGCTGGGGCGAATGCACCAACAGTGCACTTTCCTTCCTCAAAAAAGATATTTTTAACTGCTTTCATTACGAGCATTTTGAACCCTAAAACTGGTTTCTTTGTTGTGAGTGTGTTTAGTATTTCGATGCCAGCGCATATGACGGGGTGGATGGTATTTACAATCATGCTCACTATGTCCTCTATTACATTGGTGTGGCATGTGTTTCTCGGCGTTGCATTTTCGCGTCAATCTGCCAAAAGTGTTTATCAACGTATTTCCCATTATATTGATTACGCGACAGGCGGCTTGTTTACTCTGTTTGGTATAAAAGTGATGGCGTCTTAA
- a CDS encoding NAD(P)H-binding protein, translating to MNTIVVWGAASGLGAAMVDYFHRQGESVIAVARNPSKNPRLQALGIPSISCDATDVQLVEKTVAALPADAWVVSTMGSFHAEVPVDYIGHRYLINALEQHKIQRFLLVTSLGCGDSWQYLSDAAKKGFGAAVREKSLAEAWLQSSTLDYTILRPGGLKDGDVTNDGELSQHTEVHGLIHRSEVARLALQLLTDKASIGEIYQCVDPRLTW from the coding sequence ATGAATACGATTGTTGTTTGGGGAGCGGCAAGTGGCTTAGGCGCAGCCATGGTCGATTACTTTCATCGCCAAGGTGAAAGCGTTATTGCTGTTGCGCGAAATCCATCAAAAAACCCTCGCCTACAAGCATTAGGAATCCCATCTATTAGCTGTGATGCAACAGATGTCCAGCTAGTTGAAAAAACAGTAGCTGCGCTGCCAGCCGATGCTTGGGTTGTATCGACTATGGGTAGCTTCCACGCTGAAGTACCCGTTGATTACATTGGTCACAGATACTTAATCAATGCGCTTGAGCAACACAAAATACAGCGTTTCTTACTCGTCACGTCGCTAGGTTGTGGTGACTCATGGCAATACTTGTCAGACGCCGCCAAAAAAGGCTTTGGTGCTGCGGTTCGTGAAAAATCATTAGCAGAAGCTTGGCTTCAGTCGAGCACGCTGGATTACACTATTTTGCGCCCCGGAGGCTTAAAAGATGGAGACGTCACCAATGATGGTGAGCTTTCTCAACACACTGAAGTGCACGGTTTGATCCACCGTAGTGAAGTTGCAAGGCTCGCGTTGCAGTTACTCACTGACAAAGCCAGCATCGGTGAGATCTATCAATGCGTCGACCCAAGGTTAACGTGGTAA
- a CDS encoding GNAT family N-acetyltransferase has protein sequence MEFSLQAASEHDIAFLLKLREATMKQYLEDVGEPTTTEAYLERVMYKFEDAKVIKVHGESAGLFKVSYIPENNQWYVVQIQLHPGYQNHRIGRQLLTELISVATEQGASVGLSVLKTNPAKRLYTRLGFEPVGETKTEFKMEYNA, from the coding sequence ATGGAGTTTTCTTTACAAGCTGCATCAGAACATGACATCGCGTTTTTGTTGAAATTGCGAGAGGCTACTATGAAACAGTATCTTGAGGATGTGGGTGAACCAACCACGACAGAGGCGTATTTAGAGCGTGTCATGTATAAGTTTGAAGATGCTAAGGTAATAAAAGTTCATGGTGAATCAGCTGGATTATTTAAAGTGTCTTATATACCAGAAAATAATCAATGGTATGTCGTTCAGATTCAACTTCATCCAGGTTATCAGAATCATAGGATAGGTCGTCAGTTACTGACTGAACTGATAAGTGTGGCTACTGAGCAAGGTGCCAGCGTTGGTTTGAGTGTGCTAAAAACAAATCCTGCGAAAAGGTTATATACACGTCTAGGATTTGAGCCAGTTGGGGAAACGAAAACTGAATTTAAAATGGAATACAATGCTTAG
- a CDS encoding alpha/beta fold hydrolase has protein sequence MVVKSQYASSPRGFKWWLVRVTTVILVVVIAAFAYLFLAGASAKSELIGKNPAPGRLVDVGGYKMHINCIGEGSPTVLMEAGAGDFSVSWAAVQPTLSQTTRVCSYDRAGFGWSEPNVEQARTSQTMVQELETLLTNANIDDQLVLVGHSFGGLNVRLFADRHLDRVAGVVLVDALHEDVSSEMQRINRDAQVALVEELRVASLLQSIGLLALSPEEIPDQGLPSEAMAQYRAILATGSQLETMIAELSSIENSLIYARSLNLKHLDNIPVAVLTATHRNQPSLSEEQNKQMAKDWNKMQIALSKLSSESYFVSTSKSGHYIQLEQPELVIRTINKLVTRARG, from the coding sequence ATGGTCGTAAAGTCTCAATATGCAAGTAGCCCTCGTGGGTTTAAGTGGTGGTTGGTCAGAGTAACTACTGTTATTTTAGTTGTTGTTATAGCAGCTTTTGCCTATTTGTTTTTGGCTGGGGCGTCGGCTAAATCGGAATTGATAGGGAAGAATCCAGCGCCAGGGCGTCTAGTTGATGTTGGTGGCTACAAGATGCATATTAACTGCATCGGGGAAGGGTCTCCGACTGTGCTGATGGAAGCAGGAGCTGGCGACTTTTCGGTGTCTTGGGCGGCTGTTCAACCGACACTAAGCCAAACAACCCGAGTGTGTTCTTACGATCGCGCTGGCTTTGGTTGGAGTGAGCCAAATGTTGAGCAAGCACGAACAAGTCAGACTATGGTGCAAGAACTAGAAACCTTGCTTACTAATGCTAACATCGACGACCAGCTAGTCTTAGTGGGACACTCATTCGGCGGCCTTAATGTTCGCTTATTTGCGGATCGTCACCTTGATAGAGTCGCAGGTGTTGTACTGGTGGATGCATTGCATGAAGATGTTTCGTCTGAAATGCAGCGTATTAATCGAGATGCTCAAGTGGCTTTAGTCGAAGAGCTTCGCGTAGCTTCCCTTTTACAATCGATAGGCCTTTTAGCATTATCACCAGAAGAGATCCCAGATCAGGGGTTACCTAGTGAAGCCATGGCGCAGTATCGTGCAATATTAGCCACTGGCAGTCAATTAGAGACTATGATTGCTGAATTGAGTAGTATCGAAAACAGCCTGATTTATGCACGTAGCCTTAATTTGAAGCACTTAGATAATATACCAGTAGCGGTACTGACAGCGACGCACCGTAATCAGCCCTCTTTATCTGAAGAGCAGAATAAGCAGATGGCGAAAGATTGGAACAAGATGCAAATAGCCCTGAGTAAACTGTCGTCGGAGAGTTACTTTGTCTCTACATCGAAAAGTGGCCATTACATTCAACTGGAACAACCCGAACTTGTTATTCGTACCATCAACAAGCTGGTTACAAGGGCAAGAGGCTAG
- a CDS encoding Ig-like domain-containing protein: MQKTLIACTIIGSLSAVGQASAMDCSQIEIWDSNTAYNTNEQVQSSSIAYKANWWSKGNEPSAHSGQWQEWTALGQCDGTPNNQPPSITVTSPLSNAQFTTGDAVILSAAASDPDGTVASVEFLLNGTSLALITTAPYTTNWTALAGSHAIKAKVTDDQGATSSKTVNVSVSNPTNNLPPEISLTNPTNTSQIRANDNLTLAASATDKDGSISQVDFYIDDSLVGSDTAAPYEHIWVAQQGTHSFKSKAIDNENATTFSETITVAVSGDSESGGCQGIPTYTAGNTYQVGDTVQNLNHKYRCDVAGWCSSNAAWAYEPGNGQHWNDAWSDLGICAIVPEVAITSPANNSIILAGTNVTVAASASDADGSVTQVQFFAGNDNLGTDTTAPYTADWLATGLGDVSLKAIATDNEGNNAESSVLVSVSDQALVTSLTSPISGSTVTLGKAFNLSATASAINGSIQKVDFLVNGNIVATDTTAPYQANWTAGSAGSYTVIALATDALGATATSAAASVKVIEQSAVKHNLIGYWHNFVNGAGCPIRLREISPAWDIIDIAFADNDRNSDGTVHFNLYAGDMHSSCPALDPELFKQDIRELQAQGKVIVLSLGGAEGTITLNTDTDEANFVSSLTSIIQEWGFDGLDVDLESGSNLMHGTQIQARLPRALKQIETNMGGDMYLTMAPEHPYVQGGMVAYSGIWGAYIPLINALRDTLDLLHVQLYNNGGLPNPYMNGSSAPEGSVDMMVASARMLVEGFTLADGTQFSPLRDDQVAYGLPSGPSSANSGQAPTQNILDALDCATKGTHCGTVVPTKLYPNFGGVMTWSINWDEHDGYNFSGPVGDKLKAMNAQ, encoded by the coding sequence ATGCAAAAAACATTAATCGCTTGCACCATCATAGGTAGCTTAAGTGCCGTTGGACAAGCGAGTGCCATGGATTGTTCCCAGATTGAGATCTGGGACAGCAACACTGCCTACAACACGAATGAGCAAGTACAAAGCAGTAGTATTGCATACAAAGCCAATTGGTGGAGTAAAGGAAATGAGCCTTCGGCACACTCAGGACAATGGCAAGAGTGGACAGCATTAGGCCAGTGCGACGGCACGCCCAATAATCAGCCACCAAGCATTACTGTTACTTCGCCACTCAGCAATGCCCAATTTACTACAGGTGATGCAGTTATACTCAGTGCTGCAGCAAGTGATCCTGATGGGACTGTCGCGAGCGTTGAATTCCTATTAAATGGCACCTCTTTAGCACTAATTACCACAGCACCTTATACGACTAATTGGACTGCTCTTGCGGGTAGCCATGCCATTAAAGCAAAAGTGACCGATGACCAAGGCGCGACCAGTAGCAAAACAGTTAATGTTTCAGTATCTAACCCAACCAATAACTTACCACCAGAAATTAGTCTAACGAACCCAACCAACACATCTCAAATCAGAGCAAATGACAACCTAACTCTTGCCGCATCGGCCACTGATAAAGATGGATCAATTTCACAAGTCGATTTCTATATCGATGACAGTTTAGTCGGCAGTGATACCGCAGCGCCTTATGAACACATTTGGGTGGCCCAACAAGGTACACATAGCTTTAAATCAAAAGCGATTGATAACGAAAACGCGACAACATTTAGTGAAACAATCACAGTGGCGGTATCTGGTGATTCTGAGAGTGGTGGATGCCAAGGTATACCAACTTATACGGCTGGTAATACCTATCAAGTTGGTGACACAGTACAAAACCTAAATCATAAGTATCGCTGTGATGTGGCAGGTTGGTGTTCATCCAACGCAGCGTGGGCCTACGAGCCAGGTAACGGCCAACATTGGAACGATGCTTGGAGTGATTTAGGTATTTGCGCCATAGTGCCTGAAGTTGCCATTACTTCCCCTGCAAATAACAGCATTATCCTTGCTGGCACGAATGTCACGGTAGCCGCTTCTGCATCCGATGCCGACGGCAGTGTCACGCAAGTACAGTTCTTTGCTGGCAATGACAATCTAGGTACAGATACAACTGCGCCGTATACGGCAGATTGGCTTGCAACAGGATTAGGTGATGTTAGCTTAAAAGCGATTGCAACTGATAACGAAGGCAATAATGCAGAATCATCGGTACTCGTCAGTGTAAGCGATCAAGCTCTAGTCACCAGCCTAACGTCTCCGATTAGTGGCTCAACCGTTACCTTAGGAAAAGCCTTTAATCTTTCAGCAACGGCTTCTGCCATTAATGGATCAATCCAAAAAGTAGACTTCTTAGTGAACGGTAACATTGTTGCGACCGACACCACAGCCCCTTATCAAGCCAATTGGACAGCAGGCTCCGCGGGTAGTTACACCGTCATAGCTCTGGCAACAGACGCACTAGGCGCAACGGCAACATCAGCTGCGGCCTCTGTAAAAGTTATCGAGCAATCTGCAGTAAAACATAATCTCATCGGTTACTGGCACAACTTTGTAAACGGTGCAGGCTGCCCGATTCGCTTACGTGAAATTTCACCTGCTTGGGATATTATTGATATAGCCTTTGCAGACAATGATCGAAATAGCGATGGCACGGTGCACTTCAATTTATATGCTGGCGACATGCACAGCAGTTGCCCAGCACTCGACCCTGAATTATTTAAACAAGATATCCGCGAACTACAAGCGCAAGGTAAAGTGATCGTACTATCACTGGGTGGTGCAGAAGGCACAATTACACTCAATACCGATACTGACGAAGCGAACTTTGTGAGTAGCTTAACCAGCATTATTCAAGAATGGGGCTTTGATGGGTTAGACGTTGACCTAGAAAGTGGCTCTAACTTGATGCACGGTACGCAAATTCAAGCTCGCTTACCGCGTGCATTGAAGCAAATCGAAACCAATATGGGTGGCGATATGTACCTGACTATGGCCCCCGAACATCCTTATGTTCAAGGTGGTATGGTAGCTTATAGCGGCATTTGGGGGGCTTACATTCCGTTGATTAACGCACTACGCGATACATTAGATCTACTCCATGTTCAACTTTACAACAATGGTGGTTTGCCTAACCCATACATGAACGGAAGCTCTGCACCTGAAGGTTCTGTGGACATGATGGTAGCATCGGCACGTATGCTAGTTGAAGGCTTTACACTTGCTGATGGGACGCAGTTTTCGCCATTGCGTGATGACCAAGTCGCTTACGGTTTGCCATCGGGCCCTAGTTCAGCGAACTCAGGCCAAGCGCCAACTCAAAACATCTTGGATGCTTTAGACTGTGCCACCAAAGGTACGCACTGTGGCACGGTTGTTCCAACTAAGCTTTACCCTAACTTCGGTGGCGTAATGACATGGTCTATCAATTGGGATGAGCACGACGGCTACAACTTCTCAGGCCCTGTCGGTGATAAATTAAAAGCGATGAATGCGCAGTAA
- a CDS encoding putative quinol monooxygenase: MTSRVYVLAQFKPKEGKEVELFEVLKALEPDSYREEGCIQYMLTRQIDHPSASRNDYSIVFNEIWEDADCWSAHGRRKQIQHFFETQVKAETGLVADAIVTAYTDEGHNFDAPIFE; the protein is encoded by the coding sequence ATGACTAGTCGTGTTTATGTTCTCGCTCAGTTTAAGCCAAAAGAGGGGAAAGAGGTCGAGTTGTTTGAGGTGTTAAAAGCGTTAGAGCCAGATTCGTACCGTGAAGAAGGCTGTATCCAATATATGCTAACACGCCAAATCGATCATCCAAGTGCAAGTCGAAATGATTATTCCATTGTATTTAATGAAATTTGGGAGGATGCAGATTGTTGGTCTGCACATGGTCGACGTAAACAAATCCAGCACTTTTTTGAAACCCAAGTTAAGGCAGAAACGGGTTTGGTCGCCGATGCTATTGTGACAGCATACACAGATGAAGGGCATAATTTTGATGCGCCTATTTTTGAGTAA
- a CDS encoding phosphate/phosphite/phosphonate ABC transporter substrate-binding protein translates to MRTKTKCVIAKQLFIALLVLISFQSFADQKEIVFGVVPQQSASKLAKQWGPLLEAWSDVTGIKFRFATARDIPTFEERLAAGEYDMAYMNPYHFTLVNHAAGYTALAHAKDKRITGIMVAQKDWNGAIDSLNDQLLAFPAPRAFAASILTQSELRQKGVVITPKYVGAHDSVYMAVAKGLYPAGGGVMRTFNSIPESLREQLKIIYKTNSYTPHAIAYLNSLDTETAEQLRSSIDPLNQHPKAKAMFDMLSIKGFESAKDSDWDDIVGLGINL, encoded by the coding sequence ATGCGAACCAAAACGAAATGCGTAATCGCAAAACAGTTATTCATTGCTTTATTGGTCTTAATTTCTTTTCAATCGTTTGCTGATCAGAAAGAAATTGTTTTTGGTGTCGTGCCGCAACAATCAGCATCTAAATTAGCAAAGCAGTGGGGTCCTTTACTAGAGGCTTGGAGTGACGTCACTGGGATCAAGTTTCGATTCGCAACTGCTCGTGATATTCCAACGTTCGAAGAGCGTTTAGCTGCTGGCGAATATGATATGGCCTACATGAACCCTTACCACTTTACCTTAGTCAATCATGCTGCTGGGTATACTGCGCTGGCTCATGCTAAAGATAAACGAATCACAGGCATAATGGTGGCGCAAAAAGACTGGAATGGCGCTATTGATTCTTTGAATGATCAGTTGCTTGCTTTTCCTGCCCCAAGAGCATTTGCGGCATCTATTCTCACACAGTCAGAACTGCGTCAAAAAGGGGTGGTGATTACACCGAAATATGTGGGTGCGCATGACTCCGTATATATGGCGGTTGCAAAAGGCCTGTATCCGGCAGGAGGCGGTGTGATGCGGACATTCAACAGTATCCCAGAATCTTTGAGGGAGCAGTTGAAGATTATATATAAAACGAACAGCTATACACCTCATGCCATTGCTTACCTGAATTCGTTAGACACTGAAACCGCTGAGCAACTACGTAGCAGTATCGATCCCCTAAACCAGCATCCCAAAGCAAAAGCGATGTTTGACATGCTGAGTATCAAAGGCTTTGAATCTGCTAAGGATAGCGATTGGGACGATATCGTCGGGTTAGGCATTAATCTTTAG
- a CDS encoding dioxygenase family protein codes for MRRRHFLTLWSLLFAWRATAKSSATSSLTPPQAEGPFYPVEPIPSRSNMIINARGLIGKPMTLHGQVRNRQGQSLHGVKVEIWQCDGAGIYDHPQQANHASFDSNFAGFGSVKTDSKGQYAFQTLVPVPYNNRPPHIHVKLWQKDRELLTTQLYLKGQTGNEWWGGEEREQLQIDIVQGGEYSQASFDFVVNA; via the coding sequence ATGCGTAGGCGTCACTTTCTTACATTGTGGTCACTCTTGTTCGCGTGGCGTGCAACAGCAAAATCATCCGCTACTAGCTCGTTAACACCCCCTCAAGCGGAAGGGCCATTCTATCCCGTCGAGCCTATCCCTAGCCGCTCAAATATGATCATTAATGCCAGAGGCTTGATAGGTAAGCCTATGACTTTGCATGGGCAAGTTCGAAACCGTCAAGGTCAGTCATTACACGGTGTTAAAGTGGAAATTTGGCAGTGTGATGGTGCCGGTATTTACGATCATCCTCAACAGGCTAACCACGCATCGTTTGACTCAAATTTTGCTGGCTTTGGTAGCGTTAAAACCGATAGTAAAGGGCAATATGCTTTTCAAACCTTGGTACCAGTCCCTTATAACAATCGACCACCACATATTCACGTTAAGCTATGGCAAAAAGATCGTGAGCTATTAACAACTCAGCTGTATTTGAAAGGGCAAACAGGCAATGAATGGTGGGGTGGAGAAGAGCGCGAGCAATTACAAATCGATATAGTTCAAGGTGGTGAATACTCACAGGCCAGCTTTGATTTTGTCGTGAATGCTTAA